A part of Molothrus aeneus isolate 106 chromosome 10, BPBGC_Maene_1.0, whole genome shotgun sequence genomic DNA contains:
- the RNF168 gene encoding E3 ubiquitin-protein ligase RNF168 produces the protein MSKKSKAPLSLSDCLCQICMEIFVEPVTLPCSHTLCNSCFQMTVENASLSCPFCRRRVSSWARYNTRRNTLINWELWEKIQKDYPEECERRMNGQDLDEEICLPKPQHQLSKPGELRQEYEAEISKVEAERRAHEQEENKASEEYIQRLLAEEEEEHRLAEERRKEMEKQLKQDEELAWQLSNSLNEDPEGHVPGSLSPAHSLSLPTSPLNLSKAKNKPSNSGDIQKYLSPKNYGMFGSVSSSSTTGRGRSNSISGETNSNEGSSSAVQDEQEEMPTLSPQLTSVNKDSGAKDSFLESCMNYFSASASGETATVKQEKTPGPNGLEDGVPDALHGTTEGEGSRTLLLRSNGDDDGIESDSGNLTHVQRVNLEKAGGTCTSGQLGMNCVMSVLSGLGKEAGCSQEETPEKPQNSKETPKRKLVEVPADAMIDLDMLDKRRRTFSESVEDQGEQMNDFNLQTQRAFEQEFYERRRQEEQDRLLALQLQKELDKEERTLNRQKGSPDEYLLRTKPPRSGKDSAARKGSSKGAKDSKGSKSQAENNHHKTRKGSCNENWQTPARVRVKSPSIKEGKVLNCVVNTSDTNDICSLPKNKQKTILQMFKSPVAE, from the exons ATGTCGAAGAAATCCAAGGCCCCACTGTCCTTGTCCGACTGCCTGTGCCAGATTTGCATGGAGATCTTTGTGGAGCCTGTCACGCTGCCGTGCAGCCACACCCTGTGTAACTCCTGCTTCCAGATGACAGTGGAAAATGCCAGCCTTTCTTGCCCCTTTTGTCGGCGTCGAGTCTCTTCCTGGGCACGGTACAACACCCGCAGAAACACTCTGATCaactgggagctctgggagaaGATTCAGAAGGATTACCCAGAGGAGTGCGAGCGCAGGATGAATGGACAGGATTTGGATGAGGAAA TCTGTCTCCCCAAGCCACAGCACCAGCTGAGCAAGCCTGGGGAACTGAGGCAGGAATATGAAGCAGAGATTAGTAAG GTGGAGGCAGAAAGGCGAGCACATGAACAGGAGGAGAACAAAGCGAGTGAGGAGTACATCCAGcggctgctggcagaggaggaggaggagcacaggctggcagaagagagaaggaaggagatggaaaagcagctgaagcaAGATGAAGAGCTGGCCTGGCAGCTCAGTAACAGCCTG AATGAAGATCCTGAGGGACACGTGCCTGGCAGCCTGTCACCAGCACACAGCCTCTCCCTTCCAACATCCCCACTGAACCTGAGCAAGGCAAAGAACAAACCAAGCAACTCTGGAGACATTCAGAA gtaTCTGTCTCCAAAGAATTATGGTATGTTTGGATCAGTATCATCCTCCAGTACCAcaggaagaggcaggagcaACTCCATCTCTGGG gagACCAACAGCAATGAAGGCAGCAGTTCTGCAGTGCAGGATGAGCAAGAAGAAATGCCAACCCTGTCTCCACAGCTGACCAGTGTAAATAAAGATTCTGGAGCTAAGGATTCATTTTTGGAATCATGCATGAACTATTTCAGTGCCTCAGCTTCAGGTGAAACTGCCACTGTCAAGCAGGAAAAAACACCAGGACCAAATGGTTTAGAAGATGGAGTTCCAGATGCACTTCATGGAACCACAGAAGGGGAAGGGTCTAGGACACTTCTTCTTAGATCCAATGGAGATGATGATGGAATTGAGTCAGACAGTGGCAATTTGACACATGTCCAAAGGGTAAACCTTGAAAAGGCTGGTGGAACTTGTACCTCTGGTCAGTTAGGAATGAATTGTGTGATGTCTGTGTTGTCTGGTCTGGGGAAGGAGGCTGGATGCTCACAGGAAGAGACACCAGAAAAGCCACAGAACTCTAAGGAGACTCCCAAAAGGAAGTTAGTGGAGGTCCCAGCTGATGCCATGATTGACTTGGACATGCTTGATAAGAGGAGAAGAACCTTTTCAGAAAGTGTAGAAGACCAAGGAGAGCAGATGAATGATTTTAACTTGCAGACACAAAGAGCCTTTGAGCAGGAGTTCTATGAAAGgcgcaggcaggaggagcaggacaggctcttggctctgcagctgcagaaggagctggacaAGGAGGAAAGGACACTGAACAGACAGAAGGGCTCTCCTGATGAGTACCTGCTTCGTACCAAACCACCTCGCTCTGGGAAAGACTCTGCTGCCAGGAAGGGAAGCTCCAAGGGGGCAAAAGACTCAAAGGGATCAAAAAGTCAGGCTGAAAACAATCACCACAAGACTAGGAAAGGTTCCTGCAATGAAAACTGGcagacccctgccagggtccGGGTGAAATCCCCCAGCATCAAGGAAGGAAAGGTTTTGAATTGTGTGGTTAATACCAGTGACACAAATGATATTTGTTCATTGCCTAAGAACAAGCAAAAGACAATCCTGCAGATGTTTAAAAGCCCTGTTGCAGAGTAG
- the WDR53 gene encoding WD repeat-containing protein 53 yields the protein MAVKWSGGHSSSVLCLTVSAEGLVASGAERGELALWDGGGSPVAQLRLPQAEDVTSVLFSCRRPSTLYTAHGETISVLDVRSLQEPLQRFHVNEEEINCLSVNDTDGLLAAADDSGAIKVVDLESKKVSRSLRHSNICSSVAFRPQRPQSLVSCGLDMQVMLWNLQKVRPLWSTNLQECEMEEESPQSAGQFFNPPLAHSLSVASCGNIFSCGAQDGKVRLFRVTGARFEQELEFQAHSLGVSQVLFMPEGYWLLSGGNDGKVLLWDLSSNLGKQQKSPAKSLHRKKAQAAACSRKDGKLNKAASNEHPGVVPKLSIEHGEKVNWLSCAEIKGSRRVLVADQSSSVSAYPLPEP from the exons ATGGCAGTGAAGTGGAGCGGTGGCCattcctcctctgtgctgtgcctgacCGTGAGCGCGGAAGGGCTGGTGGCCTCCGGCGCGGAGCGGGGCGAGCTGGCGCTCTGGGACGGGGGAGGCTCGCCCGTGGCTCAGCTGCGGCTCCCGCAGGCGGAGGACGTGACCTCGGTGCTGTTCTCCTGCCGCCGGCCCAGCACGCTGTACACGGCCCACGGGGAAACCATCAGCGTGCTGGATGTGCgctccctccaggagcccctGCAGCGCTTCCACGTGAACGAGGAGGAGATCAACTGCCTCTCGGTGAACGACACCGACGGCTTGCTGGCTGCGGCCGATGACTCGGGGGCCATAAAGGTTGTGGACTTGGAGAGCAAGAAAGTCAGCCGGTCCTTGAGACACTCCAACATCTGCTCATCTGTTGCCTTCCGACCTCAGCGGCCTCAAAGCCTGGTTTCCTGTGGACTGGACATGCAG gtgatGCTGTGGAACCTGCAGAAAGTTCGTCCTTTGTGGAGCACCAACCTGCAGGAGTGTGAGATGGAGGAAGAGAGCCCCCAGTCAGCCGGGCAGTTCTTCAACCCACCTCTTGCACATTCCCTGTCCGTGGCCTCTTGTGGCAACATCTTCAGCTGTGGAGCTCAGGATGGTAAAGTCCGACTGTTCCGAGTCACTGGTGCCAGGtttgagcaggagctggagttcCAGGCTCACAGCCTGGGAGTCTCACAGGTGCTCTTTATGCCTGAGGGCTACTGGTTGTTGTCTGGAGGAAACGATGGGAAAGTCTTGCTCTGGGATCTCAGCAGCAaccttgggaagcagcagaaaagtCCAGCAAAATCTCTGCACAGGAAAAAGGCCCAAGCAGCTGCTTGCAGCAGAAAAGATGGGAAGCTCAACAAAGCAGCCTCAAATGAACACCCTGGAGTTGTGCCAAAGCTCAGCATTGAGCACGGAGAGAAGGTGAACTGGCTCTCGTGTGCAGAGATCAAAGGCTCCAGGAGAGTGTTGGTTGCTGACCAGAGCAGCTCTGTATCAGCCTATCCATTGCCAGAACCTTAA